ATTCTGcaaatgagaaacaaataaatacGCAAACAACCCTGGTGCGTTTGgattattttgtgtttcttattttggtttttggatCTTTTGTTCTGTTTGCAAAGTTGGGTAATATGTGTTTTCATGGTTGAATATGTATGGTGTATTTCCATGAAAGAGCATCGGATCTTCATTTTTAGTGCTGTACAGCTGAATTTCGTGATGTTTGATGACATGACATAGCAAACAGGCAATTGGAATTCGATGGTGAAGTgttaatctaatttttattataattggatAGTTGATATCATTTGTGTGTGAATAAATCAGAGATTCTCCAGTGTGGTTGTTTTAGCAAATTGACCAGTGAATATGTTCAGCACTCAGTATGATCCTTCATTGCTAagttttctagaaaaataaaataggagaAGGCAGGTTGGAAGCCAGTTTTCCTGGATGCCAATGGATCAATCTTTCCAAAGTAAACTTGACTTCTTTAATTTTACTTGTTGCTGTTGTGATGTACACCTCTTCCATTTTGACTTGTTCAAAATCTTAATGCATAAAAGggcatcaatttattttttttgcataaccAGTAAGACCTCCAAGTACCTCCACAGCAGCAAACCTCTATTTTTCCTCCTTTTGCGAGTAACATAAGCCACTGCTATTACTTAGCCTCCTCTGTTTCTCTCATGTGAATTTCTCTGTGATGTTTTTGCTATAGtttcatcaataaaactaaAGATTATGAGCAAGCTTTTTAAGCGGGAAAAGCTGCAAACTTGTGAAACCAACAAGACTCAAAGTACAACATTTACTCCTTCCAATTTCAACTGATCTCTTTTGGATTCCCACTTTGTTTATGCCCCACACCTTAAAGAgttgataaaatagaaaataggaATCAACGTTGCTGAAATTATAAAAGTACTAGGGCTTGACTGCTTAGTTTAGTAGTCTAGAATGTACAGTGCAAAATCCCTATAGCACATGAATAAAAGATATTCAAGAACTGATTAGCCATGCTTCACTGTTTTTATTGACTCTAGAGTCGAGACAATGTTGCattctttcttattattattgtgggTCCTAAGTTTCTCTCCTATCaagtcatcaattaatattaatacacaAATAATTTTAGGTGTTGCTTTAAAATTCATAGATGATTTTCGGGTGTTGTCATTAAATCTTGTTATGTTCTTTTGCTTTAGTCACTCCTTCATTTCTTGCTAATCTCACTAATCAAAGTAATTACGTTCTCAGATCTACTTacaatttcttaattttgtttcgAGATTTGGTGCAGTGAGAGTGAGAAAACATTCTTCATCCTCATCTCTTGCTATCATATGTAATTCATTATTCTTCAACCAACTCccgttaaaaaaattgattttgttgctcaaaaatgaaaaaaaggaataattCTGTTTTATATGACTGATATTTGTATTAGTGCTAAGCGCAATGTGATGGAGATTGTTTTTGGTATTTGGATAAttgctcttctttttttgttatgaatctGAGATTTggaatttattgaattatttattgattgattttgtgTGTGAAAGTGGGGAAGCGCGGCAAGTTGAGTGGAGTAAGATTCAGACACCTACTGATGAAGTAGTGGTTCCATATGATACCTTGGAGTCAGCTCCTGAGGGTAATTGATAATGATCTgaatttttattgcattatttttagCCAAACTTGTGTGGTTGTTGCTTAAagtgatttgattttgttgcGGACCCAGAGGAAACCAAGAAGCTTTTTGACAAGCTTGTTGTTTTGAAGGTTAATGGAGGTTTGGTTTGGGGACAACAATGGGATGCACTGGTCCTAAATATGTAATCTTTTGTTCGTTATGCTGTCAAATTGCTAGGGAAAAAAGAAGGTGAATGTCAGATTGGTGACTAGGGTgatggttgttgttttttttggctgaaatgATTTACCCTTTTGTCTGTGGAGCAGAAAGGAGGTTTAGGAGATATATATGACATTGAAATTGATTTATGCTGTTGTGTTTCATCGTTCTGGCATTGAAGTTCGTAATGGACTGACATTTCTTGACCTTATTGTCATCCAGATTGAGGTGAGTGTTtgtctcttctcttctcttctgctttgattttgatttggttcTGTTTTTGCATGGAACTAACTGTTAAAGTTGCTGCAGAATCTTAACAACAAATATGGGTGCAGCGTTCCCTTGTTTCTAATGAACTCATTCAACACTCATGATGATACACAGAAGGTGCCTGATCCTTACCTTTTTCTCCTGCTCTTTCTCTTGTCCTTGCTAGATTTTACTTGTATAGTAACACCAGTTGCTGTCCAACTCAGATTATTGAGAAGCACTCAAACTCAAATATTGAGATTCACACCTTTAATCAGGTTTGTGATGCTACTATTTGATcggtttcttttaatatctgcgTCTGAAAATGTTAAACAACAAATTTGCCTTTTCCCCTTTGGAATTACACAGAGCCAATATCCTCGTCTGGTTGCTGATGATTTTGTGCCAATGCCTTCAAAAGGACACACTGACAAGGATGGATGGTATAGTttcaaatttctatattttactATATGAAGTTCAATGAATATCTTTCAGTCAATTTTTACCATTTTGCATGcactatataattatatattctaTCAGATGCACTCTGATGATAATATATTTGGCACCAGATGCTTATGAGTTTGAATATGTTGTAAAACTAGGGGAGAGCTTGAACTTCTTTGAATTCTGATTAAGAAAGTTGAGTTGAAAACTCTTCTATTTACCTGCTGTTCTGAGCTTGTGAACTTCTATCAATCTATTCCACCTCTTACTTCTAGAGTCTTATGTAAGGGACTATTTGGATGCATATCAAGTCGTTTATTTATTTACCAACTTCTGAGTTGTATAAACTTCTCCAAATCAATTTTGCTTTTCTGACATGTGTAAAATCCAGAAAGTAACTCCTATACTTGCATACTAATGCTCTCACAAATTACTTCCTTTCCTTATGATATGTGACAAAGACATGCCTATTATACTTTTAGCTGTTTATTGAAAACTGAGCGATGAGTGTAACTTAGCATGGAGTGTCTGGATCACTGGCCAGTGACGAAAGTATGCCACAATTGGAAGATTGTGTATCCAATCTTACTTTGGCATATCTTTAATGTTATCTGTTACTCAAATTTTTGGAAGCTGATGGTGTCTGATCAAGGATTGTCCCtcttaaagaaagaaatttttttagtgGGATCCAACATGGGCAATTTCTTAAAATTCAGAAATGAAAGTAAAATAACACCTAAAAAAAGTTAGGAATTGTACAGTGCAAGGAGTAGGTTTGAGTGtatagtttaatttataatcGTATCAACGTGTTATCTTCTTGCTTGCTGTTCTGAAAACTTCTATTTATGCATGTAGGTATCCTCCTGGACATGGTGATTTGTTCCCATCTCTAAAGAACAGTGGCAAGCTTGATGCTTTATTGTCACGGGTTGATGCTATGATGTTGcttttgttttatccttgtgaTATTAAGAAGTAATTTGTGCTCCTCTGGTACTTTAGCTCTTATGTCCTTTGTATTTCCTTATAACCTTGCAGGGTAAAGAGTACTTGTTTGTTGCCAACCAGGGAACCTCGGTGCTGTTGTTGATTTGAGTATCCTATTATTTATGGTTCTCATTGTAAACTGACTtcaggattttatttttgttatactcTGTTCTggttttaaacatgaaaatgctTGGAATTGAAGTCTTGTAGCGTGTTATATCCTTGACTTAGTGCTTCAGAAATCTTAAACCATCTGATTAGAAACAAGAACGAATACTGCATGGAGGAACAAAAGATGAATGCAACcagttttaatttagtttatggATTCAAAATTTGGTCTTATATTTTGTGCTTCTGCAGGTGACTATGCGATTTGCCATTAGCAATCCCTTTTAATGGGATTTGGAAATTAATCTTTATTGAAGTCTCTTACTCTTCTAAGAAGTCCAtcaggatatatatattttgttgaaaGTGTTCAAAATGTCAAGTGCAAAACAGTATtacaaatgatttataaaaGCATTTTGATGGTAACAAATTTCCTTAAGTATTAAATCCTTTGCattataagaaatattaatcaatGGTTTATCTCTATTGATGCTAAATATAGCgtgaaatattttcaaataaataaataaataaacacaaataattaattaaagagaggatatataagaaagaaagaaaataaataaataaaatatccccATCatccatcaaagaaaaaaaaaactcaatgtcTTTCTCTTGCAATGCAAGACCATCATCCTGGAGATGAAAGTGTTTTAAAACAACTAGACTGGCAGCCAAAAGTTGAGCAGAAGTACCagctgattatttttttgtgtttcagtTTCCAACAgcatcaccaatgcttaacccAAATTAGAGCAATTCAAAGCAGCCTTAATTTTGAGAACCGTGGTGCTGATAAGGGTATTGACTGTTGCCACAGATTCCATGTTGAGTTCTGTGGAGGATGTGACATTAGGGCCAGCGACCAGAATTTGGAAGGCTACTGTAAGAAGTGAACCTCCTGAGTCTGCCCCAGTAGAACTTGTGGAAGTAGAACTGTCCCCTCCTGTGTCTGGACGGCCATCGCCAGATATTACAAAACCTGATGGAAGTATGGGAATGATCGATGAGTCTGCACCGCCTATCACCATGTTCATGGCTGGAATGTCAAGTGGAGCATATACCACCATTGATCCTGAAGAGTCCGTGCAGCTCTCTTGAAGTATCAGCATGTTGTTCTCAGTAGGAATGAAAGGCTGCTttaatttgaaaggaaaaacaatcaaagaacTGCACAAGTAAACTTACTGAAAATGAATCAAGACATTGTTGCTGTAAGCCTTTTGGCTATAGTTTATACTGCATCAGAATAGgagagaaaggaagagaaatTACGTGAGTAATGGATATGCAGTTCCCTGGATTAGTCCCATTGGAAATGTGTGAAATCACATGCACAGGATTGCTATTGGACAGAATATCCCACTGTTAGAGACAATGACAGGAAATACCATTTGTTACATTGCTATAAATATCCGAATGAGTGAAATATGTACGTATTTATTGATCACAGAATGAATCATTCTATTTTTCATAAACCTGAATTCGTGATTTCTCATCTTTGAAGAAGTTAAACACATTCTGAGGTGAGAGTGGAAGCCAGAGAGAAGTAGCAGCACTAACAACCATGCCAATCGGCTGCCCTTGTTCTGTGTTCTTACGAATAGCCACCCGAACCCCACTATTGTGCACTTCAGAGAGTTGAGGGAAATCCAGTTTTCCTGACATGCCCAAACTTGCAAAAAAGATCTTCACCATCCTGTGGGCTAGGTTTACTATGCTCTTTCTACCCTCAGGTGAAGTGATCACTGAGCAATGGAAGATGTTAAAGCTCAACAGTATTGCATAAAATGGGTGTCAAAGAAATGGAAAGgcaaaaaaatgattattgtCACCTCCTCCAAATTCTCGAGCAGCTGCAGTTTCCTCCTTGTAGAAAGCTAACCTCTCACAAATCCTCCGGAGACTAGCAATCCATCGTTCTGCTCCATAAGCAGATCTTCCGCATATGAGATCTCTGTAAAGGCGATGAGTTTGAGTTCTATCATCAACCTCCACATGTTCTACCCAAGTTACCTATCAAGTTTGTGTGATGCAAAATCAGTCTCACACACGATTCACttaaaattgacataaattATTGTTAGACAATTTCAGATATACTAATATTATGCAATGATTCTATGCTAAACTAGTCTTGCAATCTTTAAGTCATCGTTTGTTGGTAGCTCATGGCGATGCATACAAACGCTTGCTTAGTGCTTATGACAGAAAAAGATCATCCTGTACATGACATTATCAGCGATGAAAAAATTGGTATCGAATAAATGGGGGTCTGCAGATATGCTTGTTTTAGATATTGCATCTACGAAACATTTATAATAGCCATGctcattaattaatatgaaCATTACACTAAATGCAGACGTCAAAATATTCTGTAAACAAGAGGATAGAGATGCCAGGCTCCATTCCTTTTATAGTTCATTGATTAATTGACAAATGTGCATCAGAACTTGGTCGTTGTTCGTCAGAATCGGTAACATTTGATAACTGTAAAGCTCGGCCACAATCAGCCCTAATCTGTGCTATGAACAAGCATGGTATGGTTAATCTAGAACAAGTAATTCGCAGAAGTGACACTTGCTCAATCATTTGATCATTTCGGGTATAGTGATGCAGTAACTACTCACCTTGGAACATCCATTAGACTTATCTTGGATCATGCATCCAGAAGGAAGCCGCCAAGCGCGGGAAGGGGAGCCATCTCTCATGAAGTCATACGATATATCTGCTATCACCCACTCCCCAGGCTCAAGTTGCTGACAAAGACGAAGGAAGTAAAACTCCCTAGGTGGAACCAAGGGCGACAGTATGTGCATTTGTTCATACATCTGCATTTAACCCTTTCACTTCATAAATACTCAGCTCAAGACCTGACAAAATTTAAGGAATGATAGAGATTTATTAGCTACTCAACATACCATCTGCAAGGAACCATTTCGGTTTCCTACAGTTCCAGCTTCAAGTAATAGAATTGTCCTGGCCTTGGTAACAATTGTCGGAAAAAGATCCATCCATTTATTCTGtaaaatcaaagcaaatagTTAAACTTGTTTCCTCTTTAGCAACAGAATATGGTCTGATCTTACAGTGTGGAAAGTAAAAGCGCACTAACTGGATCCAAAAACATGTCAACCAGGTCCATTCCAGGCATGATCACCATTGCTGAATCCTTGGATGATTCGACACGAGCATTAGAACTTTTGAAGTGACTGTCCCTGGGGTATAGTTTCTCATAGCCGACACGATCAATAATGTATCTTCCATCAGATGGGGACTTGATCCACAGAGGCTCATTAACTCGCAAAAGCCTGACCAACTCATCTGCTGCACTGGCAGCAGTCTCAGCCATGAGTGCCTTTTCCATATCTAGAATTCCTCTACGTTTATAGACCAACTGACTGTTGTCCAGTCCTGGATTCCGTTCCAGATCAATGCCAGGGTTTGTTGTCAATACGCCATGTGAAGATCCAGCGCCAGGTGTCAACGAATCAATCTGTGAAATCGATTTTCCTATGTACTTGGTAAGAAGGGTGGATACCTTTTCATGCTGCACAACAatcataataatcataaataaataaaaaatcattaagacTCTCGAAACAGAAACATTTATggatcattaaaaagaaaaggcctAATAGAGAACGAGGAGATATTTAGAAAGGGAACTTCGTTGAAAGAATCCAAACTAGCCTCTTCTTTCAACCGAGCATTTTCCTGCTTTAGTTTCTGCAAACTACGTTGGCGTTCTTCTTCTCCGAAGGGAGGACCTCCACAAGCTGGGCAGATCACATTCTTCAGTGCCTCTATGATTGCCAGATTTTCACATTGAATCCTCTCATTTTCTAACCGAAGAACTGAATTATCTGCTCGCTCACTCTGCGCCTGCGAAATGGATCAGAAGGTGCAAAAGCATCAGTACATTATTAAGGGATACAATGTATTCGAACACAGGGTTTTAGACCAAGAAATCACGAGTACCTTTTTCTGAGTCCTTTTGTTTTGAAACCAGAACTTGATCTGTTTAGCCTCAAGCCCTAATTCCCTACTCAACTGGCGCCGCTGGTTTTCATCCGGATGTGGACATTCCTTGAAAAATCTTCATCAGAGTAACAAAACCACAAACTTCAAACGCAGAAAATGaaggtgggggggggggggggtgtggaAGGACGGACCTTTTTGAAGAAACATCAAATATTCTTACAGGATGCATATTAAAAATCCATGAAAAAAGTTGTGACATTAATAAGCCAAGTGAATGAATTAAGGAAGCAAGCAATCCAAACAACACAATCAAGGACCGAACTAGCACATAGGAAAATTGATTTATCAAGACAAAAATGAATGCATCAACAGAAGAAGTAAACAATCTCCATCAAAAACACCATCAGCAATCTGAAAACGGGGGGAAATGGGAAAATCCTCTTCCATTCacagataaataaaatagaccTCTCATGTCGAGTGAAATGACTTTATCCAAAAGCCGCTCAATAATGAAGACCTTACCAACAAAGAGCAAGCCAAGAGtgaaacaccaaaatttataGATTTCCTCGTGAACATCAACAGAAGCTTCACAGTAATCAATGGATGGTGAAACTATGAATCAATCGGAAGAACATATCAAAAtagccaaacaaaaaccatataaaaaacaacaacaaatgcaacatataaagatcaaaatcttgtttttatattttgcttaAAGAACATAAAACAAAGTCCTTGAAAAGAGAGTGATGCTAGTTTTGTACTTTTCAAGCTGATGAATCTGTTGATTAGAATGGCGATGGTAAGCCTTATTTCCCTGATTTCTAGAGTTAGAAGCTGCTTCATGTTCATCGCCCGAAGCGCCACCATTGTTTCCCATTGAAAGCTCCATTATTTTCCTCTTACTCGCACAAATATTATCACTGCAAGTCTCCCTTCTTGGTATGCAGGCTAGTAATGCACAATCTATGATTATATATCAGATATTGTGCATATATAGCCCAACAACTCAATTCCAAATAAGGACAGCAAATGAACACCAAACCAATCCTACAAAGATAGATTTCTGGTTCTTGGTTTTCTACTGTTTTAGGCATAATGCTTTTTGtaaactttttctttctttcttttggccATGAACTGCATTACACgttacagcaaaaaaaaaaaaaaaaaggtgcaagCCAGCAAATTTCGTCGTTTCAGAGATATGCTTCGCATGAAAAGCTACGTACCATATATGGAGTGGGATGTATACAaatgatttttacttttttccaaGTATTCATAACCATTGTTTTCCCCCTCATCAATCCAAGAACAAGCATGACTCGACTGTGTAGTTTCGCAGAGTGGAGGACTAATTGCTGTGGCTAAGGAACATGCTTGGCTAGTTTAATCTGTTGATGGATTGTTGATGATACATGTTTGAATTGGGGTAGGCTTAGTTTGTCTTGTGTACTGATCAAGACACATTTTGATTGTGCCATGGATGCCCTTAATTA
The DNA window shown above is from Populus trichocarpa isolate Nisqually-1 chromosome 4, P.trichocarpa_v4.1, whole genome shotgun sequence and carries:
- the LOC112325882 gene encoding homeobox-leucine zipper protein HDG11 — protein: MELSMGNNGGASGDEHEAASNSRNQGNKAYHRHSNQQIHQLEKFFKECPHPDENQRRQLSRELGLEAKQIKFWFQNKRTQKKAQSERADNSVLRLENERIQCENLAIIEALKNVICPACGGPPFGEEERQRSLQKLKQENARLKEEHEKVSTLLTKYIGKSISQIDSLTPGAGSSHGVLTTNPGIDLERNPGLDNSQLVYKRRGILDMEKALMAETAASAADELVRLLRVNEPLWIKSPSDGRYIIDRVGYEKLYPRDSHFKSSNARVESSKDSAMVIMPGMDLVDMFLDPNKWMDLFPTIVTKARTILLLEAGTVGNRNGSLQMMYEQMHILSPLVPPREFYFLRLCQQLEPGEWVIADISYDFMRDGSPSRAWRLPSGCMIQDKSNGCSKVTWVEHVEVDDRTQTHRLYRDLICGRSAYGAERWIASLRRICERLAFYKEETAAAREFGGGDNNHFFAFPFL
- the LOC7494520 gene encoding homeobox-leucine zipper protein ROC8, which encodes MVKIFFASLGMSGKLDFPQLSEVHNSGVRVAIRKNTEQGQPIGMVVSAATSLWLPLSPQNVFNFFKDEKSRIQWDILSNSNPVHVISHISNGTNPGNCISITHPFIPTENNMLILQESCTDSSGSMVVYAPLDIPAMNMVIGGADSSIIPILPSGFVISGDGRPDTGGDSSTSTSSTGADSGGSLLTVAFQILVAGPNVTSSTELNMESVATVNTLISTTVLKIKAALNCSNLG